GTTGCTGTCCGGGTAGTGGCAGGATTCGCCGATGGGATTGTCTGCCACCACATAGATGAGCAGATCCACGGTGCCATCATTCGTGATTTGGTGCGGCTCGCCGGGTTTGAAGAGGAAGGCATCGCCCGCGACGATGGTATCGGTTCCGTCCTTGTGCCGCACTTTACCTGTGCCGGAGATGACGTGGTAGAACTCCCATTGGGCGCTGTGGGAGTGGTAGGGGTAGGGTGTCTGCCCTGGCTCCACACGAAGAATTTCCACATCGAAGGGATGCCGCTCCATCAAGTCCGTGGAGAGGGGTTTGCGGCCCAGCGCCTCTGAGATCTCCTTGGCGGATCCGCGAAACTTTCCCTTTGGAGAATCCCAGGTGTCCTCCTCAAGCGTGCCAGTGTTCACTTTGTTCATGCTCACGGTACGTGTCAGGGTGCGTTCGGCGACTGATTGTTTTTTCTACCGGGCGGCAGATTTGGCCTTGTTCGCATTCTTGCGGGCTTTGCCGGTTGCATTCAGCTTTGCGCGCTCCTCCTCGGTGGGTGGTGTGAACTCAGCTACCGAAGGAGAGTCCACTTTTAGCGGCGCATCATCGCCTACTTCCTTTTGCAGCGACGCGAGCTTCTTCATCAGGGCTTCCACACGCTCGGCTTGCTCTGGCTGGGTGGCGAGATCATTCACCTCACCGGGATCATCTGACAGGTCGA
The Roseimicrobium gellanilyticum DNA segment above includes these coding regions:
- a CDS encoding cupin domain-containing protein produces the protein MNKVNTGTLEEDTWDSPKGKFRGSAKEISEALGRKPLSTDLMERHPFDVEILRVEPGQTPYPYHSHSAQWEFYHVISGTGKVRHKDGTDTIVAGDAFLFKPGEPHQITNDGTVDLLIYVVADNPIGESCHYPDSNKWLVRSPERRIVRSEDLDYYDSEE